The proteins below come from a single Chromatiales bacterium genomic window:
- a CDS encoding carbohydrate kinase family protein, with amino-acid sequence MSALICGSFAFDSIMVFPDRFRNHILPDQVHMLNVSFMVPKMRREFGGCAGNIAYNLKLLGGEGKPMGTVGTDFAPYAQWLDANGVVRDHVTEVDGFYTAQAFITTDQDDNQITAFHPGAMGEAHRNAVPTDAGITLGMVSPDGRQGMLDHTRQFAEAGIPFVFDPGQGLPMFNGTELLWFIKHANYIAVNDYEASLLAERTDLSLAQIAARCEAMIVTRGGEGSTIYAGKKVLQIPVAPIRNAADPTGCGDAYRAGLIYGLMNGMDWETTGRIAALIGAIKFESPGTQNHRFTRDEFHDRFVEAFEYSF; translated from the coding sequence ATGTCCGCGCTGATCTGCGGGTCTTTTGCATTCGACTCGATCATGGTGTTTCCGGATCGGTTCCGCAATCACATCCTGCCGGACCAGGTGCACATGCTGAACGTCTCGTTCATGGTGCCGAAGATGCGCCGCGAATTCGGCGGTTGTGCGGGCAACATTGCCTACAACCTGAAGCTGCTCGGCGGCGAAGGCAAGCCCATGGGCACCGTGGGCACCGACTTTGCACCGTACGCGCAGTGGCTGGACGCCAACGGTGTGGTGCGTGACCACGTGACCGAGGTCGATGGTTTTTATACGGCGCAGGCCTTCATCACCACCGATCAGGACGACAACCAGATCACCGCGTTTCATCCGGGTGCAATGGGCGAGGCGCACCGCAACGCGGTGCCGACCGATGCCGGCATCACGCTCGGCATGGTTTCGCCCGATGGTCGTCAGGGCATGCTCGATCACACGCGCCAGTTTGCCGAGGCCGGCATTCCGTTCGTGTTCGATCCGGGCCAGGGCCTGCCGATGTTCAACGGCACCGAACTGCTGTGGTTCATCAAGCACGCGAACTACATCGCCGTGAACGACTACGAGGCGAGCCTGCTCGCCGAGCGTACGGATCTGTCTCTCGCGCAGATCGCCGCGCGCTGCGAGGCGATGATCGTCACGCGCGGCGGCGAGGGCTCGACGATCTACGCCGGAAAAAAGGTGTTGCAGATTCCGGTCGCGCCGATCCGCAATGCCGCCGATCCGACCGGCTGCGGCGATGCCTATCGCGCAGGTCTCATCTACGGGCTCATGAACGGCATGGACTGGGAAACCACCGGTCGCATCGCCGCGCTCATCGGTGCGATCAAGTTCGAGAGCCCCGGCACGCAGAATCATCGTTTCACCCGCGATGAGTTTCACGATCGCTTCGTCGAGGCCTTCGAATACAGCTTCTGA
- a CDS encoding Fic family protein — protein MTKSTYQPPYTITPEILNRVAAISFGLGRLTLLTDQARALRLRRINRIRSIHGSLAIEGNTLSEAQITAILEGKRVIAPPREVQEVRNALDAYDRFETWMPGAEKDLLAAHRLLMAGLIDEAGAYRRGGVGVMAGSRVVHMAPPAERVPRLMADLFDWLTATDAHPLIASSVFHYEFEFIHPFADGNGRMGRLWQSLILARWNRLFAELPVESLIHAHQDEYYRAIQDSTRRTDCAPFVAFMLRMILDAVTNATPQADPHVNPQVDALLKVIRGKMSREALQAALGLSDRKSFRDRYLKPALADGLIEMTIPEKPNSRSQKYRLTDKGRQWCSQHDDE, from the coding sequence ATGACGAAATCCACCTACCAACCGCCCTACACCATCACCCCCGAAATCTTGAACCGGGTCGCCGCGATCAGCTTTGGCCTAGGGCGGTTGACCTTGCTCACCGATCAGGCGAGAGCCTTACGGCTGCGGCGCATCAACCGTATCCGCAGCATTCACGGCTCGTTGGCCATCGAGGGCAATACCCTGAGCGAGGCGCAGATCACCGCGATTCTGGAGGGCAAGCGGGTCATCGCCCCGCCGAGGGAAGTCCAGGAGGTGCGCAACGCGCTGGACGCTTACGACCGCTTCGAGACCTGGATGCCCGGCGCGGAAAAGGACCTGCTGGCCGCGCATCGGCTGTTGATGGCCGGCCTGATCGACGAGGCCGGGGCTTATCGGCGCGGCGGTGTGGGGGTGATGGCGGGCAGTCGCGTGGTGCACATGGCCCCGCCCGCCGAGCGGGTGCCGCGATTGATGGCCGATCTGTTCGACTGGCTCACGGCGACCGACGCGCATCCGCTGATCGCCAGTTCGGTGTTCCACTACGAGTTCGAATTCATCCATCCGTTTGCCGACGGCAATGGCCGCATGGGGCGGTTGTGGCAAAGCCTGATCCTGGCCCGCTGGAACCGGCTGTTCGCGGAACTCCCGGTCGAAAGCCTGATCCACGCGCACCAGGACGAGTATTACCGGGCCATCCAGGACAGCACGCGCCGGACCGACTGCGCCCCCTTCGTCGCCTTCATGTTGCGCATGATCCTGGACGCCGTGACCAACGCCACCCCCCAAGCCGACCCCCATGTCAACCCCCAAGTCGACGCGCTGTTGAAGGTGATCCGGGGCAAGATGAGCCGCGAGGCGCTGCAAGCCGCGTTGGGTCTCTCGGACCGCAAGTCGTTCCGCGATCGCTACCTCAAGCCGGCCCTGGCGGATGGTCTGATCGAGATGACCATCCCGGAAAAACCGAACAGCCGCTCGCAGAAATACCGCTTGACCGACAAGGGCCGTCAGTGGTGCTCACAGCATGACGACGAATGA
- a CDS encoding thioredoxin domain-containing protein, with amino-acid sequence MNRLQHATSPYLRQHADNPVDWYEWGSEALKRARAEGRPILLSIGYSACHWCHVMAHESFEDDDTAALMNRLFVNIKVDREERPDLDKIYQTAHHLLARRAGGWPLTVFLSPDDHLPFFAGTYFPSESRHGLPSFRDLMLNIDEIWRERRGDIERQNRSVQAALDAIALGAEPLAGAPNAGPMDANRRALESSFDARHGGFGRAPKFPHPMSIDSLLRFHAHTRDRGEADRKSLAMALTTLVRMAEGGMNDQIGGGFCRYSVDDLWMIPHFEKMLYDNGLLLALYADAWALTREPLFERTVRATIGWMLTEMQGPDGAFHSALDADSEGEEGRFYVWSRAELAQLLGDDFALVAARFGFDRDANFEGHWHAHVFTSLDSLAQRFGLTVQDVQSRIDSACERLLEARAARVRPGLDDKILTAWNALAIRGLARAARVFGEREWIDAASAALEFLHARMWRDGRLYATAKDGEVRLPAYLDDHAFLLDAVLELLQVRWRDDWLTFAIALAETLIARFEDPASGGFFFTAHDHEQLIQRPKPFTDDATPAGNGVAAFALARLGHLVGDQRFTDAAERAIRAGWEGMEQTPHAHNALLNALEELLYPPTLCVIRGAQAAMLPWLHHAFEGYHPRRLAFAIPDDAADLPELIVARTPRDEVTAYVCTGRACLAPVDSLSDFVEQLRPAAKRQ; translated from the coding sequence ATGAATCGCCTGCAGCACGCCACGAGTCCGTACCTGCGCCAGCACGCCGACAACCCGGTCGACTGGTATGAGTGGGGCTCGGAGGCGCTGAAACGCGCCCGCGCCGAGGGGCGCCCGATCCTGCTGTCGATCGGCTACTCGGCCTGCCACTGGTGCCATGTCATGGCGCACGAGTCGTTCGAGGATGACGACACCGCCGCGCTCATGAACCGGTTGTTCGTGAACATCAAGGTCGACCGCGAGGAACGCCCGGACCTCGACAAGATCTACCAGACCGCCCACCACCTGCTCGCGCGTCGCGCGGGCGGCTGGCCGCTGACGGTGTTCCTGAGCCCCGACGATCACCTGCCGTTTTTTGCCGGCACGTATTTTCCGTCCGAGTCGCGACATGGCCTGCCGTCGTTTCGCGACCTGATGCTGAACATCGACGAAATCTGGCGCGAGCGGCGCGGCGACATCGAGCGCCAGAACCGCTCCGTGCAGGCGGCGCTGGATGCGATCGCGCTGGGCGCCGAGCCGCTCGCCGGCGCGCCGAATGCCGGACCGATGGACGCCAACCGCCGCGCGCTGGAATCCAGCTTCGATGCACGCCACGGCGGCTTTGGCCGCGCACCGAAGTTTCCGCACCCGATGAGCATCGACAGCCTGCTGCGCTTTCACGCCCACACCCGCGACCGCGGCGAGGCCGACCGCAAATCGCTGGCGATGGCCCTGACGACCCTAGTGCGCATGGCCGAAGGCGGCATGAACGACCAGATCGGCGGCGGCTTCTGCCGTTATTCCGTCGACGACCTGTGGATGATCCCGCACTTCGAAAAGATGCTCTACGACAACGGCCTGCTGCTCGCGCTCTACGCGGACGCCTGGGCGCTGACCCGCGAGCCGCTGTTCGAGCGCACGGTGCGCGCGACCATCGGCTGGATGCTGACCGAGATGCAGGGCCCCGACGGCGCGTTCCATTCCGCGCTCGACGCCGACAGCGAGGGCGAAGAAGGCCGGTTCTATGTCTGGTCCCGCGCTGAACTCGCGCAGCTGCTCGGCGATGACTTCGCACTCGTCGCCGCGCGCTTCGGCTTCGACCGCGACGCGAACTTCGAAGGCCACTGGCATGCGCACGTGTTCACTTCGCTCGACAGCCTCGCCCAGCGCTTCGGACTCACGGTGCAGGACGTCCAGTCCCGGATCGATTCAGCCTGCGAACGACTGCTAGAGGCCCGCGCCGCGCGCGTGCGTCCCGGGCTCGACGACAAGATTCTGACGGCCTGGAATGCGCTGGCGATCCGCGGCCTGGCGCGTGCGGCGCGCGTGTTCGGCGAGCGCGAATGGATCGACGCGGCGAGCGCCGCGCTCGAATTCCTGCACGCACGGATGTGGCGCGACGGCCGCCTGTACGCGACCGCGAAAGACGGCGAGGTTCGCCTGCCGGCCTACCTCGACGACCACGCGTTTCTGCTCGACGCCGTCCTGGAACTGTTGCAGGTGCGCTGGCGCGACGACTGGCTGACGTTCGCCATCGCGCTGGCCGAGACCTTGATCGCACGGTTCGAGGACCCGGCCAGCGGCGGGTTCTTTTTCACCGCACACGATCACGAACAATTGATCCAGCGGCCCAAGCCGTTCACCGACGACGCGACGCCGGCCGGCAATGGCGTGGCGGCGTTTGCGCTCGCGCGCCTGGGGCATCTGGTGGGCGATCAGCGTTTTACCGATGCGGCCGAACGCGCGATCAGGGCCGGCTGGGAAGGCATGGAGCAGACGCCGCATGCGCACAACGCGCTGCTGAACGCGCTCGAGGAACTGCTGTATCCGCCGACGCTCTGCGTGATCCGCGGTGCGCAGGCCGCAATGCTCCCCTGGCTGCATCATGCCTTCGAGGGGTATCACCCGCGGCGGCTCGCATTCGCGATCCCGGACGATGCCGCCGATCTGCCCGAGCTGATCGTCGCGCGCACGCCGCGCGACGAAGTGACCGCGTATGTGTGCACCGGCCGCGCATGCCTGGCGCCGGTCGATTCGCTCAGCGACTTCGTCGAACAGCTGCGCCCGGCCGCAAAGAGGCAGTGA
- a CDS encoding class I SAM-dependent rRNA methyltransferase, with protein MSATDRAPLRLKPREDRRLRAGHLWVYSNEVDTQATPLTALAPGDPVDIIAASGRWLGWGYANPHTLLAARVLGRERSGRLDPAWLEARIRQALALRVRRYEGTAYRLVFGESDGLPGLVVDRYGAVLVVQITTAGMERVRELVFDALEAVLAPAAIVVRGDSGLRALEHLDETSGVVRGKLAEPVVIEEHGVRHAIDVLHGQKTGWFFDQRDNRAAMLPYARDARVLDVCSYIGAWGLGLAQAGAREALLVDSSAVALGQARVGAAANGLDERVSFVQSDAFDALQSFAADGQSFDIVVLDPPAFIKRRKDAKAGTAAYARLAQAGLRVLAPGGILVNCSCSYHLPADELLALTQNAAQRAERTLQCIHRGGQGADHPVHPAMPETAYLKCFALRALDLA; from the coding sequence ATGTCCGCCACCGACCGAGCTCCGCTGCGCCTGAAACCCCGCGAGGACCGCCGCCTGCGCGCCGGCCACCTGTGGGTCTATTCCAACGAGGTCGATACCCAGGCGACCCCGCTGACGGCGCTTGCGCCCGGCGATCCGGTGGACATCATCGCGGCCTCCGGTCGCTGGCTCGGCTGGGGCTATGCGAACCCGCACACCCTGCTGGCCGCGCGCGTGCTCGGCCGCGAACGCTCCGGCCGGCTCGACCCGGCCTGGCTCGAGGCGCGCATCCGCCAGGCCCTGGCACTGCGCGTGCGCCGGTATGAAGGCACTGCCTACCGGCTGGTGTTCGGCGAATCCGACGGTCTGCCGGGCCTGGTCGTGGACCGCTACGGGGCCGTGCTGGTCGTGCAGATCACCACGGCCGGGATGGAGCGCGTGCGCGAACTGGTCTTCGATGCCCTCGAAGCGGTGCTCGCGCCCGCGGCAATCGTCGTGCGCGGCGATTCCGGCCTGCGCGCGCTCGAGCACCTCGACGAAACCAGCGGCGTGGTGCGCGGAAAGCTTGCGGAACCGGTCGTGATCGAAGAGCACGGCGTGCGGCACGCGATCGACGTGCTGCATGGTCAGAAGACCGGCTGGTTCTTCGATCAGCGCGACAACCGGGCCGCGATGCTGCCGTATGCGCGGGATGCGCGCGTGCTGGATGTGTGCAGCTATATCGGCGCCTGGGGGCTCGGCCTCGCGCAGGCCGGTGCGCGCGAGGCGCTGCTGGTCGACAGCTCCGCCGTGGCGCTCGGTCAGGCGCGCGTGGGCGCGGCCGCGAACGGGCTCGACGAACGAGTGTCGTTCGTGCAGTCCGACGCGTTTGACGCGCTGCAGTCGTTCGCAGCGGACGGCCAGTCGTTCGACATCGTCGTGCTCGATCCGCCGGCGTTCATCAAGCGTCGGAAGGACGCGAAGGCCGGCACGGCCGCCTATGCGCGACTCGCCCAGGCGGGGCTTCGCGTGCTCGCGCCCGGCGGCATTCTGGTGAACTGTTCGTGTTCCTATCACCTGCCGGCCGATGAACTGCTTGCACTGACGCAGAACGCCGCGCAGCGCGCGGAGCGCACGCTGCAATGCATCCATCGCGGCGGCCAGGGCGCGGATCATCCCGTGCATCCGGCGATGCCAGAAACCGCCTATCTGAAGTGTTTCGCACTGCGCGCCCTGGACCTCGCCTGA
- a CDS encoding lysophospholipid acyltransferase family protein yields MEPAEARTPETARHSGRWRAFFWERHPKYWLIGSVLFLGRLSALLPFRLMLALGWPLGMAFYVLNPRLRRVATLDIARCFPCLTPRQRTRRVRASFRELGYSIMETQLAWYGNLRAFWDKRVVVDGLEHWQAALATGRGLILLSSHFGSLDLNAALAGQLAPAGRRSIGSYRAPADAVVDRFLRSVRARYGGPLYATEYLRPLLRELKSGAALWYAPDLDAPFRVNVFVDFFGAPASTSTITGRLAQSSGALVVPMAHYREQRGRRYRVKFWPALERFPSGDEVADARAVNAAVERIIEPYPERYWWMLKRFKRLPDGTKRDYSRERLADE; encoded by the coding sequence GTGGAGCCAGCGGAGGCCAGAACACCGGAGACCGCGCGGCATTCCGGGCGCTGGCGTGCGTTCTTCTGGGAGCGACATCCAAAGTACTGGCTGATCGGCAGCGTACTGTTCCTCGGGCGCCTGTCCGCGCTGTTGCCGTTTCGCTTGATGCTGGCCCTGGGCTGGCCGCTGGGCATGGCGTTTTATGTGCTCAATCCGCGCCTGCGGCGGGTGGCAACCCTGGACATCGCGCGCTGCTTTCCGTGCCTCACGCCGCGCCAGCGAACGCGCCGCGTGCGCGCGAGTTTTCGCGAACTCGGTTATTCGATCATGGAGACGCAGCTCGCCTGGTATGGAAACCTGCGTGCGTTCTGGGACAAGCGCGTGGTCGTGGACGGACTCGAACACTGGCAGGCGGCGCTTGCGACCGGCCGCGGCCTGATCCTGCTCTCAAGCCACTTCGGTTCGCTGGATCTCAACGCCGCGCTCGCGGGGCAGTTGGCGCCCGCCGGGCGGCGTTCGATCGGCAGCTACCGGGCGCCGGCCGATGCCGTCGTGGACCGCTTTCTGCGCAGCGTTCGCGCTCGTTATGGCGGCCCGCTGTATGCAACTGAATACCTCCGCCCGCTGCTGCGCGAACTCAAGTCCGGGGCGGCGTTGTGGTATGCCCCGGATCTGGACGCGCCGTTTCGCGTGAATGTATTCGTGGACTTCTTCGGCGCCCCGGCTTCAACGAGCACCATCACCGGCCGGCTCGCGCAGAGCAGCGGCGCCCTCGTCGTGCCCATGGCGCACTATCGCGAGCAGCGGGGTCGGCGTTATCGCGTGAAGTTCTGGCCGGCGCTGGAGCGGTTCCCGAGTGGCGATGAGGTGGCCGATGCACGAGCCGTCAATGCCGCCGTCGAGCGCATCATCGAGCCGTACCCGGAGCGCTACTGGTGGATGCTCAAACGCTTCAAGCGCCTGCCCGACGGCACCAAACGCGACTATTCGCGCGAGCGCCTTGCGGATGAATGA